Part of the Nitrospirota bacterium genome, AGGCTCCTCGATCGAGGGTCGCACCGGCCGCATGGTCATGTTGTCCATGTAAGACATCGAGACGGAGCCGCAGATCGGCATTGCGCCAGCCGGAGGGGCCACGCAGAATATCTCGCTCGCTGAGCAGGGCCGCCAGTTCACAGGCCAGAGAGCCGAGTTGCAGGGGCACGGACTTGAGCAGCATATGTGCGAGACGGGGATGGAGCGGCAGCTCTGCCATCTGTCTTCCATGAGCCGTGATCTGCCCCTCTCCATTGAGTGCGCCAAGGCTTGTGAGCAACTCTCTCGCCTGGGCAACGGCACCGGCCGGTGGGGGCGTGAGCCAGGACAACTTGGCTGGATCGGCCGTGCCCCAAAGGGCTAATTCGAGGAGGAGCGGCGTCAGGTCGGCGTCGAGCATTTCCGGCGGGCGGCGAGGGGCCAACGAGTGATGCTCCCCGGATGTCCAGAGGCGAGCACAGACGCCTGGTTCGAGACGGCCGGCTCTGCCACGCCGTTGCTCGGCAGAGTCCTGGGTGACGCGAATCGTGTCCAGTCTCGTGAGTCCCGATCGCGGATCGAAGCGAGGCACACGCAACAGCCCAGCATCGATCACAACACGGACCCCGTCGATCGTCAAACTGGTTTCGGCGATCGACGTGGCCAGCACGATTTTTCTCATGCCCGCCTGAGCAGGAGCGATCGCGCGGTCTTGGGCCTCTTGAGGGAGGTTTCCATGGAGCGGGGCGACTACGATGTTCGGCGCCAAGTTCAGATCGAGCAGTTTTCGTTCGACGCGGCGAATTTCCGCCATACCGGGTAGAAAGACCAAGAGACTGCCCTGGTCCTGAGCCAGTGATTGCTTGATGGATTGAACGACGGCCACGTCCAGATGGCCCGAGAGGGGCTGCTTGAGATAGCGTGTCTCGACCGGAAACATGCGGCCTTCGCAGGCAATGACCGGCGCCTGCCCCAAGAGCTCCGAGACCGGACCACAGTCCAACGTAGCAGACATCACGAGCAGCCGGAGATCCGGGCGGAAGAGCCGTTGCGATTCAAGACAGAGGGCCAGGCCTGTATCGGCTTGCAGGCTCCGCTCGTGGAACTCATCGAACAGGACGATGGCATAGGAGCTGAGGGCAGGATCGTCTTGTAATAATCGAGCGAGGATCCCTTCCGTGACGACTTCGATCTTCGTCGTAGGTCCCACTTTTGTATCGAGTCGCATGCGATAACCGACTGTTTCGCCTACGGACTCCCCCAGCGAGACGGCCATGCGATGGGCTGCGGCACGGGCGGCAAGCCGCCGAGGTTCCAGCATGAGGAGTTTTCTCCCGTCGAGCCAGGGGGCATCGAGCAAGGCTAAGGGAACCCTTGTCGTTTTGCCCGCGCCAGGCGCCGCGGTCAAGAGGGCATTGCATCCTTCTATCAGTGTGCGACAGAGAGTAGGCAGGACATCTTCTATTGGGAGGGTAGACATGGTACGTTATGAACTTACATATAGATAGCAGGACACTCAAAAAGGCCGTTCAGCGAGGCCGCAGCGAGTGAGGGGCCGAGGCGTACCCGCTGGGTACGTTGAGGGTCTGAACGACGCGAGAACGAAGCTGGCGGCATTTTTCAGTGTCCTGCCAGGACTGTAGCAGAGTCGAGGTCAGAACGAAAAGGAAGCGGGTAGATGGCCGAGTATCGATGGACCCACACGAAACCCATTACAGCCGGCTGGTATTGGTTCCGGGGCCTGGCCCATGAGGCAGATCCATTTATTGTGCAAGTGGACGAGGTCGGCCAGTTTCAATGGCCTGATGGCGGGTTTCAAGAGGCGATACTCGCCAAAGGGGAATGGGCGGGGCCTATCGAAGAGCCGAAGGAATAAGTGGCGAGGGATACACCGAATAGGTGTATAATGCGTACTTGATTGATGGTTGTTCGGTGAGAAGGTATCTGCCAGTGGATTCCGCAGCCCTCTAAACGGGCCTGATACGATTCTCTCCCCCGAGTCTCTGAATGACATTCTCTCGCTCGTGACACGTGATCGTGATCGCGCGTTGAGCTACCATCTAACGTAGAGACCAATATGCGCCTATGGCCTGAGGGCCGGTGCCTATTGTGTCTTATTGAGGCCATCCCCCTTGCTGTGAGAGGGCGAGGGGTAGAGCACTTACACACCATTCGAGATCCTATCCAGAAAGGCAGTCGATACATTTTATGAAACACGATAGCACCAACCCACCGGCGGAAACGCCGGCGAAAGGGTTTTCTCCCGGTTTCGCCGCGTTGGGCCTGGAAGCGGCGCTGCTCACTACGCTCGATACGCTGGGCTATGAAGAGCCCACGCCGATCCAGCGTGAAGCGATTCCTCCGTTTTTGGCAGGCCGCGATCTCTTGGGCCAAGCGGCAACCGGAACCGGTAAGACGGCGGCCTTCACGTTGCCGATGCTCCAACGCATCGCCCATTCGGCTCGGCGCTGTCCCTCCGCGCTCATCCTGGTCCCGACGAGAGAGTTGGCAATGCAGGTCGGTGAAGCCGTCACACGCTACGGCAAGGAACTGAAGATCACCGTACTCCCGGTCTACGGTGGACAGGCCATCGGTCCCCAGCTTCATGCACTGAAGCGCGGGGTCGACGTCATCGTGGCGACGCCTGGGCGTGCGCTGGACCATATTCGCCGCAAAACGCTACAACTCAAAACGATTCAGATGGTCGTGTTGGACGAAGCCGATGAGATGTTGGACATGGGCTTTGCCGACGACCTGGACGCTATTCTTGAACAGGTGCCGAAAGAGCGGCAGACGGCTCTGTTCTCCGCGACCATGCCACCCAGGATTGCGTCTATTGCCAAGCGCCACCTCAAGGAGCCGGTCGAGATCAAAATTGCGAAAGAACCGCTGAAGGCGGGCGCCGCTCCACGTGTGCACCAAACGGCCTATATCGTCACCAGACCGCATAAAGTAGCGGCATTGGCGCGCATCTTGGATATGGAGGCGCCGAAATCCGCCCTCGTGTTCTGCCGCACACGTATCGAAGTCGATGAACTCACCGCGATGTTGACCAGCCGCGGACACAAGGCCGAAGCGATCCATGGCGGAATGAATCAGCCCCAGCGCGATCGTGTGATGGCGTCGTTCCGGTCCGGTCAAACAGAACTCCTCGTGGCGACCGATGTGGCTGCCCGTGGATTGGACATTCCCTCCGTGTCGCATGTGGTGAACTACGATCTGCCCATGTCTTCTGAGGTCTATGTCCATCGCATTGGACGAACAGGGCGGGCGGGACGTGAAGGGTCGGCGATTACCGTTCTCGATCCGCGGGAGCAGCGATTGTTATGGAATATTGAGCAATTGACGAAGGCGAAGATTGTCGTGACTCAAGTGCCGACCATTGCCGACCTCCGCACGAAACGGCTTGCACGAACCAAAGCGGCGCTCGAAGAAGTGCTGGCGGCCGGTGAGCTGGATCTGTTTCGGGCCGTGGTGGCCTCGATGGCTGAACAGGGAGACCCGGTGGAAGTGGCGGCGGCCGCCCTCAAGCTCGTGTTTCGTCTGCAGGGTGGTGAGCGGAAGGAATACGATATTCCGGCCGTGTCGAACAGGCCACCAGAGCGTCCATCGATGGGGCGCCGCCCCATGGAGGATTCTCGGTCGGACCCTCGCGGGAGGGCCGGAGCCATGATGCCGAGAGAAGGACAGGGCAGACCGTTCAACCCGTCTGGTCGTGGCGGACGAACGCCGGGTATGGCAAAGGTCTACATCGGCGCAGGCCGTGAGGCAGGTATCCGGGCGGGCGATCTCGTCGGCGCGATTGCCAACGAGGCGGGACTCAATTCGAGTTCGATCGGCGCCGTCGAAATTATGGATCGATTCTCGCTGGTGGAAGTGCCTGAAGTGATGGCGCGCGAGATCATCGAGACCCTCAGCCGCACCAGGATTAAGGGACAGAAGGTCGGCGTGCGATTGTTTCTGGAGCAGCCAAGGGGTGGGCGGGCATAGCCAAGTGCCCTTCTTGCTTGCAGAACGCGCACGCTAGGAAGGTGCTCGTTCGATGCGCGCAGTACAGGGCAGCTTGGCCACGCCCTCGGTGAGAAGTAAACGAGCAAACTGGAAGGATTATCTATAAATAATCGATTGCCCAAGAATTGAATCAAAGATGAAAAACAGTTTTTACGTGGAGTGGTGAGCGATCCCCGATATCCTCTTCATATCAGGTGTTAGGGTAGACGTCCTACTTATTCAGCTCCTATTTTCATAACATTTATTGGAGGAAGACCTGATGAGCGGCAACCAAGCCGATTCCATGCTGCGACTAATGAGCCTCATGTTCAGAGCCCATCCCTGGCATGGAGTCTCCATCGGAGAGAAGGCCCCTGAGGTGGTGACGGCCTATATTGAAATCGTACCGACCGACACGGTGAAGTATGAAGTCGATAAGGTGAGCGGATTCCTCAAGGTCGATCGGCCCCAGCGATTCTCGAACTATTGCCCTGTGTATTACGGACTGGTTCCGCAAACCTATTGCGGAGACGGCGTGGCGGCGTTGTTTGCTGCACGGGCTAAACGGCCAGGGATGGTGGGTGACCACGATCCCCTCGATATCTGTGTCCTCACGGAGAAAACGATTCCACACAGCGACATTCTGCTCACGGCCTTGCCGATCGGTGGGCTCAGCATGGCAGACGATGGCGAAGCGGATGATAAGATCATCGCCGTCATGAAAGACGATGCGACCTATGGAGGATATACAGATATCAGCCAGGTTCCCATGGCGCTGATCGATCGTCTGCAGCATTATTTCTTGACCTATAAGAGTGCGCCAGGCAGCACCCAGCATAAGGTCGAAATAACGAGCATCTATGGTCGCGAGGAAGCCATGAAGGTTATCCGGACCAGCCATCAGGATTACAAGGCGAAGTTCCCTGAGTTGGAAATGCGGTGGGGGTAACGGAGTGACGGCCTGGTTGGTTCCCCTATGCTCACGGAACGCCCACGGGTAACGGTGGTCGTTCGACGTGCACAGTGGGGGACCAAGCCAGACTGCCTCGCCGGTCCTCCGTGCTCGCGCAACGCACGGCCTCAGAAGACCCTCGTTGGACGCGTGCAGAGGAAGATCACTCGGGCTGCGTTCCTAATTGAAGAAAGCGTAAGAACGCTATGACAATGGACCAGACTTGAAAAGATCTGGTATGTTTGCAGGCCGGTAGTCGCGGGTTGAGGTCAGTCTGTGCGATGTCTCTCTATGAGGGGTGGAGAACAATGATCATGTCACGCGTGAAATTTCTGTTCGCCGTGGTCGCCCTCGTATTCGTCTTTCTCGTTCCCTGTCTCAGTCAGGCAGAAGAGATTCGCTTGAACAGCATCGGGGTTCGTGGGGGAGCCAGCGGAAGCTCTCCGATCGGGAAGAAGGAGACGCAATACTTTCAGGAGTATGACCTGATGGCGAACTGGTCCATGCCATGGGGGTGGTATTCCGAGTCTGGGTGGGGTGTTGGGACAAGATTAATGGGCAGTGCCGGCGCAATACGGGCATCGGGGGATACCGCATTTGTGGCCACGTTGGTTCCAGGGTTTGTATTCGGGAAAAAAGACGGATGGCTCTCATTAGAAGTTGGAGGAGGGGGCGCGCTTCTCAGCCAGCATAAATTTGCACATCAGGATCTGGGGGGCACGTTCCAGTTTGTCTGGGATACCGCGCTCAGAGCCAAAGTCTACGGTGGCATCGGCCTGGGTTATTGGTTTCATCATATGTCCGATGCTGGTCTCTATGGGCGCGATGGTCGTGGATTCGATTGCCATATGATCGAGGTCAGCTATCGATTTTGACGGTATCTCCGCTTTCCCTGTCCCATCTTCTTCATCCACAATATGATGTGTTGCGCGTCGGCAACGCCGTTAGGCGGTCTTTCTCATCTGCTCTCCCACCAGTACGTGGGGATGGGGAACGATGTCGACCCCATTTCTGCCATGGTTTTTGACACGATAGAGCGCGTAGTCGGCCATTTTCCTCAACAGTTCAGAGCTCAAGGGATATTCGGGTGAGCAGACCGTCGCCCCGATGCTCACGGTAATGGTGAGCGGGCCACTTGGTGTCTCAAAGGGCATGTCGCTGATGGCGGTCCTAAAACGTTCGGCACATTCTCTCAACGCCTCTAGATCGCAATTCGGCACTACAATCAAGAACTCTTCACCTCCCGCGCGACCAACATGATCGTAGCCCCGTGCGGTTTCACGGAGTCTTTCTGCGGCTTCTCGAAGGACGGTGTCTCCAACCTGGTGTCCATAGGTATCATTGACCCGCTTGAAATGGTCCAGGTCAGCGATCAGGACTCCCACGGGGTGATGGTTTCGCTCAGCCCGTGAGAGTTCTTGCTCCAGGGCGTTGAGGATGGCCGAATGGTTTAATAATTCCGTCAACGAATCGTGCTTAGCCAGCTCCTTTGATTCGTGAAGCAGTTCTAGATTTTGAATGACGGTGCCGGCTTGGGCGGCCAAAGTCAGGACAATCTGTTCGTCCATTTCGTTGAAGTCAGTGATGAGGCCGTTCGGCGTCAGTTTGTTGGCGAGCGACAGTCGACCGAAGAATTGGTCATGGCACCGGATCGATACTCCGAGGTATGACGTCATGGGCCTATGGTCTGCTGGAAGCCCTAGGGAGGCCCAGTATGTCGTAAGATGATTCAGGGACAGTGCCTCGTTCTCCTGGCCAATTGATTTTCGCGCTCCCAGTTCGAGGGGAAGTGTTCGGATGGCGTCAGCCGCCGCATCATCGATTCCGGTGCTGAAGAACTGCCCTGCTGTTCGCTGGTCATTGCGTGAGACGGCTAACGCCGCGTAGCGCGCGCTGGTGATTCCCCTGGCAATACTGAGGAGTTGCTCAAGCAGCTCGTCGAGTTCTTGCTGCGCAGACAATGTCTGTGTGGCCACGACCAAGGCTTGAAGCGCCTCCGTTCGTTTCGTGAGGGCTGATTCCGCGTCGCTCGCTCGCTGAGATTCTCGACTCGCGCTGCTCCATTCTTCATGGCGGGCCTTAATCATCCACAGCACAAGCCCGGCGAGCGGCAGAAGGAGCAGTAGTGACAGCCCTGAGAGTTTCCAGAGAAACGATCGAATGGGGGTAAGAATGCTGCCCCGGTCTACGCGAATTAAGATGCCCCATCGGAGGATGGGGTCGGAATGGGGGATGGTCAGTTGCGCATAGGCGGTGATGACGGAGGCGCCTCGGCGAAGGTGCGTTTCCTCGACAAATCCACGAGCGTTGCTGGACACCAATGTGGCGGAAGGGACGCCAAGCCGTTTGAGGTTGAGGTGGCCGCCTTGTCGTAGCGCTGAATCGGCGAGCAGATCGCCGTTTTCGTTGAGGAGCTGATATTCAAGGTGCGACTCTTCGGTCCATTCGATATCCTTGAGTACCAGCATCGTGTCGTCAAGGATTGTGATGAGAGAAGGAATGCCTACGACAGCCTTGACGGCACCGAGAAAACGACCGTCTGGACTGCGCAGAGGCGCGATCACCGTGATCGCCGAGCTCACATCTGATGCTTCACGCATCTGCGCATCCAGAATCCTGACGCTCGTGAGGGAGCGAACTACCTGGAACCAGGGGCGCTGGCTCTGATCGAGGGCGGTGTTCGACGAATCAGTTGCGGCGATGATCCTACCCCGTGAGTCTGTCGCGCCGATCCACTGATAGGCCGGGTACGCATGCAGCAATTTGCGGAGATATTGTGTCAGGGCCTCAGGATTCTGGCCTTGAGCGATCGGAGCCGCGGAGAGCAGCTGAATATCGCTCGCTCGCTCCAGGATCATCATGTCCAGTTTACTGGCGGCATCCGTGGCAGCCTGCACAAGGCTATGGCCACTGGATTGGATCAACCGCTGGTGGATGGTGTGGATGGCCCAACCCAGGCAGAGGAGCGTCACCATCGTCATGATCGCGAACAGGAACAGGAGCCGAATGTGATGGCGGTCCATCCAGTCGGGGAAGCGGTTTGCCGTAAATGGTGATCGACGTTCTGTATTCAAGCGAGTCATTCAATCCAAGCCAATGTCGCGACTGTCGGCGATGTGAGGCTAGCTCTCCATCCGGTGTCGATCATGCTGAATGCATGGCTGCCTGTCACTGCTCCATCCTAAAGTAAAGATGGTGTATGGCAAGAAAGCGGTCACTTTCTGATGAGAGCGAGAGGCACAGAGTGCCACTGATTACAATAGGATGTGATGAAATAGACGAACCGGTTCGGCGAGGCATTCGGAGGGGTCGACCAGACCCTCCAGATTATGAGACAACATCAGTCTAAATATGATGAGCCTTGAGGGGGCACATGAACCCGAGCTCCCACATCCTTGTGCCTATCTTCAGACTGCAATGACCAGTAGAAAGAGGCTGTCGTGACCCTGTCTCCTTGGACGGCCAAACTGCGCGAGTGGCAAGCTCGCGCCGTATCCAGCGTCCTGACCCATACGCGTCCTGACTTTCTTGCAACGGCCACACCCGCTGCGGGGAAAACGAGATTTGCCCTGCGCATTGCCCATCAATATCTGGCAGATCGGGTGGCGACCCGTATCCTGGTGATCTGTCCGACGAATCACTTGCGTACGCAATGGGCGACCGCAGCCGGCCTGGTGGGGATTCAACTGGATCCGGCGTTGACGAACGAGCAAGGCATCGAAGCGCGCGATTATCATGGCGCCGTCGTGACCTACCAGCAAGTCTGTCTCGCGCCTGGCGTGTTCCAGCGTGCCTGCCGGAATCGGCCCACGCTGCTCATCTTCGACGAGTTGCACCATGCAGGCGAGGGGAAAGATTGGGGCAACGCCCTGCGGGAATCGTTCGACGATGCGGTGTTTCGCCTGGCCTTATCCGGAACCCCGTTTCGCTCCGACAACAATCCGATTCCCTATGTGCGGTACGAGCAGGGTGAGAGTCAGGCCGATTTCACCTATGGCTATGCCGAGGCGATTCGCGAAAGCGTTTGCCGTCCGATTCTCTTTCCGAGTTACGAGGGGGAACTGACGTGGCTTTCAGAGGGACGCGAACATCGAGCGACATTTGAAGATGGACTCACGTTCGAGTTGCAACGGGAACGGCTCAAGACTGCGCTGTTGCAAGACAGTTGGCTGGGCCCGGTGATTACGGATGCCCATGCCGAGTTACGCCGGCTTCGCAAACAAGAACAGCCCGATGCCGGGGGACTCATTGTCACGATGAATCAGGACCATGCCCGGCAGGTCGCAGAACTGGTAGGGCGTATCACGGGCAGCCGTGCTCATGTCGCCATCTCGGACGATCCGTCGGCTTCGAAGACGATCGAGGCCTTCTCGCAACATAAAACTCAGCAATGGCTCGTGGCTGTGAACATGGTGAGCGAAGGCGTCGATATTCCAAGGCTCCGCGTCGGCGTCTACGCCACAAACGTGCTGACCGAGATGTATTTCCGTCAGGTCGTCGGCCGATTCGTCCGGATGCAGGAGGGGATCCCGAAGCCGCAGCGGGCCTGGCTCTACCTGCCGAAGGACGCCACCCTCGTTCACTATGCTAAGCGGATCAAGGCGGAGCGCGACCATGTGCTGGAAGAGATCATGCCCTCCGCGCAGCGAACACTCTTCGGGACGGCGGCCACATCGCTGAAAGAATACATCCCCCTCCATGGGATCGCTCGAATGGATACGCTGATCGGAGGGGATGAGGGGGAGCCCGCTCTTGATGGCAAGGGGTTCGTCGAGCCGCCGGTGGCACTGCATGATAAAAAGAACGAACTGCGAGACCAGCACCGTTCCCTCGTCGGCTCGGTGTCTCGAAAGACCGGCGTCGACCATCGACAACTCAATGCGGAACTCATCAAGCGGACAGGCGGGCGGGTCGAACAAGCGACCGTCGCGCAACTGGCCCGCCGTATTGTGCTACTGGAAAAGTGGCGGGATTCTGGCTTCGACGGCGGGCGAGCACGAGTCTAACCCGCCTCGATAGCTATGCAGAGTCTGCAGGCCCTTCCGCGTGAAGCGTAAGCGATACGAGACAGGCGCAACGTGGACAGATTGGATTTCTGTCTCGTCGCGCCTTCCCGCTAGTCTCGCTCGGCTATCCCGCTAACAAGCCATTCTTGGCTTCAACAGGCAGATCGTACCTAAGAACCAGGTCACCTTAGGGCGAATGTCACCGGCACGGTGCGCGTGGCGGCCCCGGGGGCCGTGATGGTGACCGTGGCGCTGTAGATACCGGGGCTCAGCGTGCCGTTGGTGACAGTCAGCGTCACGGCGCCGTTTCCAGTCCCCGAGGCTGGGCTCACCGTCAACCAGGCCGCATTGTCACTGGCGGTCCACGAGAGCGTGCCGCTCCCCGTGTTGCTGATGCTCAAGGTCTGGGGCGCGGGGTTAGCCCAACCAACTGTTGCAGCGAAGGACAGGCTCGCCGGACTCGTTCCAATGGCAGGCGGGGCGGTTGACGCGAGGGTGAATGTCACCGGCACGGTGCGCGTGACGGCCCCAGGGGCCGTGATAGTGACCGTGGCGCTGTAGGTACCGGCGCCCAACGTGCCGTTGGTTGCCGTCAGCGTCACGGCGCCGTTTCCAGTCCCCGAGGCCGGACTCACCGTCAACCAGGCCGCATTATCACTGGCGGTCCACGTGAGCGTACCACTCCCCGTGTTGCTGATGCTCAAGGTCTGGGGCGCGGGGTTAGCGACGCCCACTGTTGCAGCGAAGGACAGGCTCGCCGGACTCACTCCGATGGCCGATGCCGCGGGCGGTGCCCCGGCGGTTGTCGCGAGGGTGAATGTCACCGGCACGGTGCGCGGGGCGGTCCCGGAGGCCGTGATGGTGACCGTGGCACTGTAGGTACCGGCGCCCAATGTGCCATTGGTTGCCGTCAGCGTCACGGCGCCGTTTCCAGTCCCCGAGGCCGGACTCACCGTCAACCAGGCCGCATTATCACTGGCGGTCCACGTGAGCGTGCCACTCCCCGTGTTGCTGATGCTCAAGGTCTGGGGCGCGGGGTTGGCCCAGCCAATTGTTGCAGCGAAGGACAGGCTCGCCGGACTCGCTCCGATGGCCGATGCCGCGGGCGGCGCCCCGGCAGTTGTCGTGAGGGTGAATGTCACCGGCACGATGCGCGTGGCGGCCCCTGGGGCCGTAATGGTGACCGTGGCACTGTAGATACCGGCGCCCAGCGTGCCGTTGGTTGCCGTCAGCGTCACGGCGCCGTTTCCAGTCCCCGAGGCCGGACTCACCGTCAACCAGGCCGCATTGTCACTGGCGGTCCACGAGAGCGTGCCGCTCCCCATGTTGCTGATGCTCAAGGTCTGGGGCGCGGGGTTGGCCCAACCAATTGTTGCAGCGAAGGACAGGCTTGTCGGACTCGCCCCAATCACCGGAGATGTGGGCGTCGGCGTGGGCGTCGGTGTGGGCGTCGGTGTGGGCGTGGGTGTGGGTGCGGGGCCAGGTGCGGGTGCACCAGCCGGTGTGTAGATCGCGAGGGTGCTCGCGAAGGACTCATTATTGGAAAAGTCATAGGCTGTAATGAAGTAGTACTGCGTGAGCGCCGGAGTCCCGATATTGAAACTCGTCGCCGTTCCCAAAATGACGAGAAGAGAGGCGTTGCTAGATACGCGAGTGCACGGCTGCTGACTGCATTGATAGATACGGTATCCCGCCAAGTCTGGTTCGAGATTGGCATTCCACGTCAACGTGGCACTCCATGCAGGAGTCGACCACAGTAGTAGTATGCCAGCAAAAGCGCTTCCCCAGTTCATACAGAGACTCCTAATTTTGTATTTCTCGGCAGCAGACATATCTTTCCCGGAGAAGGTTTCTTCTCTCGTTTTCAGACGATGTCGGTTTGTTCAACGGACTCGGCCACACGAGGAGAAATAGATGAGGGGACTGTGCACCCCTTCACTGTGGGTACTACGCAAGGTATGTGCCGCGGTGAAAAAAATGACTGAACGGGAAATACCAGCAATATCATCGGATACGGGAATACAGGTGCCAAGGTTCACCTGATAGACTGTAGGGCACTACAGAGGATTGCCGCGATAATCTTAATGATTATGGGAGGATAGGGGCTGAAGTTGCTTGCATACAGGTAGAACAGGGAAGAAAGAGGCAGAGAGCGGTGACTCAGCCCGTGATTCATTCGAAATGCAGACGTCGCATCCTGTGTAGTGGTGAAAGGTCACCGCTCAGGAGAACATTGGTGGCATGATGCGTACTTCTTGAGATCGTGAAAGAATCCTCCCAGGGCTCTCCGGAAACCTTCAG contains:
- a CDS encoding BACON domain-containing carbohydrate-binding protein, whose translation is MNWGSAFAGILLLWSTPAWSATLTWNANLEPDLAGYRIYQCSQQPCTRVSSNASLLVILGTATSFNIGTPALTQYYFITAYDFSNNESFASTLAIYTPAGAPAPGPAPTPTPTPTPTPTPTPTPTSPVIGASPTSLSFAATIGWANPAPQTLSISNMGSGTLSWTASDNAAWLTVSPASGTGNGAVTLTATNGTLGAGIYSATVTITAPGAATRIVPVTFTLTTTAGAPPAASAIGASPASLSFAATIGWANPAPQTLSISNTGSGTLTWTASDNAAWLTVSPASGTGNGAVTLTATNGTLGAGTYSATVTITASGTAPRTVPVTFTLATTAGAPPAASAIGVSPASLSFAATVGVANPAPQTLSISNTGSGTLTWTASDNAAWLTVSPASGTGNGAVTLTATNGTLGAGTYSATVTITAPGAVTRTVPVTFTLASTAPPAIGTSPASLSFAATVGWANPAPQTLSISNTGSGTLSWTASDNAAWLTVSPASGTGNGAVTLTVTNGTLSPGIYSATVTITAPGAATRTVPVTFALR